Genomic window (Terriglobia bacterium):
TCTACAAGGAGCATCATCCGCGGGCGCGGAAGAGAACCCAGGACGAAGGGCCAAATCATGGCTGAGAAGCGCAGCCAAGTGCAGAAGGGAATCGACCAGTTCCTTTACTCGTTGCGTGCGAGTCACGCGTCCGAGCACACCATCAAGGCGTATTCCATCGACCTTGACCAGTTCGCGGTGTTCCTCGGTGCGGACGCGCGGTGGCGCGACATCGACCACATGCGCATCCGCAGCTTTCTCTCGCATCT
Coding sequences:
- a CDS encoding site-specific integrase → MAEKRSQVQKGIDQFLYSLRASHASEHTIKAYSIDLDQFAVFLGADARWRDIDHMRIRSFLSHL